A stretch of Bacillaceae bacterium S4-13-56 DNA encodes these proteins:
- a CDS encoding NAD kinase, with protein sequence MVDRKNLYFYYKNDKGLKEKLIPLFQAAEKNGFSILDDPKNANIIVGVGGDGNFLQAVRKTGFRQDCLYVGITHGDEVGLYCDFQLNHFEKMMETFMHGELEVRRFPIIDVSVDKESHFNCLNELSIRSAITKSIVIDVFIDDQHFETFRGDGLIVATPTGSSGYNKSTHGAVVDPKLKCFQVSELASLNNNRYRTLGSSFLLSESRKLTLKVVQDGNDYPIIGMDNEAYSIRHIQELNIRLSEKIIKTVKLKDNSFWDRMKRTFL encoded by the coding sequence ATGGTAGATAGAAAAAATCTCTATTTTTACTACAAAAATGATAAAGGACTCAAAGAAAAATTGATCCCATTATTTCAAGCAGCAGAAAAAAACGGATTTTCTATTCTAGATGATCCAAAAAACGCTAACATTATTGTTGGGGTAGGAGGAGATGGGAATTTCCTACAGGCAGTAAGAAAAACTGGATTTCGACAAGATTGTCTATATGTAGGAATTACTCATGGAGATGAAGTTGGACTATATTGCGACTTTCAACTAAATCACTTTGAAAAAATGATGGAAACCTTCATGCATGGTGAATTAGAAGTACGTAGATTCCCAATCATAGATGTTTCGGTGGATAAGGAATCCCATTTCAACTGTTTAAATGAGCTTAGCATTCGCTCAGCCATAACTAAATCAATTGTGATTGATGTTTTTATCGATGATCAGCATTTTGAAACTTTCCGAGGTGATGGTTTAATTGTTGCAACGCCTACCGGAAGCTCAGGTTATAATAAATCTACCCATGGCGCTGTTGTAGATCCAAAATTAAAATGCTTCCAGGTTAGTGAATTAGCTTCTTTAAACAACAATCGTTATCGTACATTAGGATCTTCCTTTCTTCTTTCTGAAAGTCGCAAATTAACCTTGAAAGTTGTACAAGATGGAAATGATTATCCGATCATTGGAATGGACAACGAGGCCTACTCCATTCGTCATATCCAAGAATTAAATATTAGGTTAAGTGAAAAAATAATTAAAACAGTGAAACTAAAGGACAACTCCTTCTGGGATCGAATGAAAAGAACTTTTTTGTAA
- a CDS encoding amidohydrolase codes for MGELYFGGKIYTMLEEGDLVEAVYVENGKIVGAGSYYELEKRYSQEIEESINLNGKTMYPGFVDSHLHIVGHGERLMRLDLSYYQSIEEVKNAIRTHAKSLDEGEWLIGDGWDENQWEMPHIFSRDELDELCSNNPMVLTRVCRHALLANSKAIEKAGVSNESKDPQGGVIVRDFKGVPNGFFLDNAQDIIKSVMPEVTDEYLRTAIRLAIDDLHRNGIVGGHSEDLHYYGGFKKTLQGFVSIIEGEKRTFKAHLLVHHGAIDEMVTEGYGIGDGTSYVELGAMKIFADGAIGGRTAWLAQQYEDDPGNYGVSIHSEESFEKLIQRARQLSMPIAVHTIGDQALSFVLDHIEKYPPVPGTRDRIIHAQIVNEELYERMAKLELIVDVQPYFVASDFPWVIQRIGKEREAHAYPWKTLINHNIVCAGGSDAPIEDINPLLGIQAAVLRRSKHDGKEYGESQKLSVFEAISLYTKGSAFAINKEHIRGIISPGYDADFTVLNQDLFQLPPELYTQAIVEMTIVDGSIMYDRTHQPSIKK; via the coding sequence ATGGGAGAACTTTACTTTGGTGGAAAAATATATACCATGCTTGAAGAGGGGGATTTAGTTGAAGCTGTCTATGTTGAAAACGGAAAAATTGTAGGTGCTGGGAGCTACTATGAGCTTGAAAAAAGATATAGCCAAGAAATTGAAGAATCCATCAATTTAAATGGCAAGACCATGTATCCTGGATTTGTAGATAGTCACCTTCACATTGTAGGGCATGGAGAAAGACTAATGAGGCTGGACTTATCTTATTATCAATCCATAGAGGAAGTAAAAAACGCCATCCGAACCCACGCGAAGAGCCTTGATGAAGGGGAATGGTTGATAGGGGATGGCTGGGATGAAAATCAATGGGAGATGCCTCATATTTTTTCTAGAGACGAATTAGATGAACTGTGCTCTAATAACCCCATGGTTTTAACTCGTGTATGTCGACACGCCCTTCTTGCTAATAGTAAGGCCATTGAAAAAGCAGGCGTCTCTAACGAGTCTAAGGATCCTCAGGGCGGGGTTATTGTTCGTGATTTTAAGGGCGTTCCTAATGGATTTTTCCTGGATAATGCTCAAGACATAATCAAGAGTGTCATGCCAGAGGTTACGGATGAATATCTGAGAACAGCCATTCGTTTAGCTATTGATGACTTACACCGAAATGGAATTGTTGGGGGACATTCAGAAGACCTTCATTACTACGGCGGTTTTAAGAAGACACTCCAAGGTTTCGTTTCCATAATTGAAGGAGAAAAACGTACATTTAAAGCACATTTACTTGTTCATCACGGTGCGATAGATGAAATGGTAACGGAGGGCTATGGAATCGGAGATGGAACATCTTATGTAGAATTAGGAGCAATGAAAATTTTTGCGGATGGAGCAATTGGCGGTAGAACAGCGTGGTTAGCGCAGCAGTACGAGGATGATCCTGGAAATTATGGGGTATCCATTCATTCTGAAGAAAGTTTTGAAAAATTAATACAGAGAGCACGACAGTTATCCATGCCTATAGCTGTTCATACGATTGGCGACCAAGCTTTATCCTTTGTATTAGACCATATAGAAAAATATCCTCCAGTTCCAGGAACACGCGACCGAATTATTCACGCTCAAATTGTAAACGAAGAACTATATGAGAGAATGGCTAAGCTTGAACTGATAGTCGATGTGCAACCCTATTTTGTGGCCTCTGATTTTCCTTGGGTAATTCAAAGAATAGGGAAAGAGCGTGAAGCTCACGCCTATCCATGGAAAACATTAATTAATCATAACATCGTTTGTGCCGGAGGATCTGACGCACCAATCGAGGATATAAATCCACTGTTAGGGATTCAAGCTGCGGTTTTAAGAAGATCAAAACATGATGGAAAAGAATATGGAGAAAGTCAAAAATTATCAGTATTTGAAGCTATATCCTTATATACAAAAGGTAGTGCTTTTGCTATTAATAAAGAACATATTAGGGGAATTATTTCACCGGGATATGATGCTGATTTTACAGTGTTAAATCAGGACCTGTTTCAATTGCCGCCTGAGTTGTATACACAAGCCATTGTTGAGATGACTATTGTGGATGGAAGCATAATGTATGACCGAACCCATCAGCCATCTATTAAAAAATAA